A stretch of Desulfitobacterium dichloroeliminans LMG P-21439 DNA encodes these proteins:
- the larA gene encoding nickel-dependent lactate racemase has translation MQIRLPYGTSYLETTIPDERLAGILTLDSYLPEKNALDLVQDALATPFESRTLNELAREAKKIVVVTSDHTRPLPSKQTLPFILKDIRKGNPSAEITILIATGLHRAPTDQEMVDKFGAEIVEQEKFVIHKADDYSTLVRLEDLPSGAPLWVNRLAVEADLLLAEGFIEPHFFAGYSGGRKSIMPGISGRETILINHSAGFIDHPNTQSGTIQGNIFHQDMEHAARQAGLKFILNVTLDEEKNIIGAFAGHPEKAFDQGVRFTEKLTKLTSKRAEIVLTSNGGYPLDQNLYQAVKSMRTAEYVAKKGGVIITAASCIDGIGGDTFHRMLLNPGGAGAILEEIRATEPTATDLDQWQVQILVRILLDYKVIVVTEGVDPHELQAMGLDCATTLEEALAKAYDYTHNEAEIIVIPNGAGVFVESIE, from the coding sequence ATGCAGATCCGCTTGCCCTATGGTACTTCATATCTAGAAACTACAATTCCTGATGAGCGATTAGCTGGCATTTTGACTTTAGATAGCTATTTACCAGAAAAAAATGCACTCGACCTAGTACAAGATGCTTTAGCAACCCCCTTTGAAAGTCGCACGCTTAATGAGTTGGCACGAGAAGCTAAAAAAATTGTAGTGGTGACCAGTGACCATACTCGACCTCTGCCCAGCAAGCAGACTCTTCCCTTTATTTTAAAGGACATTCGAAAGGGCAACCCTTCTGCAGAAATTACAATCCTAATCGCAACGGGTCTCCACAGAGCCCCTACCGACCAAGAGATGGTGGATAAGTTTGGCGCCGAGATTGTCGAGCAAGAGAAATTTGTGATCCATAAAGCAGACGATTACTCGACCTTGGTTAGACTGGAAGACCTTCCTTCAGGGGCACCCTTGTGGGTCAATCGATTGGCTGTGGAAGCGGATTTATTGTTGGCCGAAGGCTTCATTGAACCTCACTTCTTTGCAGGCTATTCCGGCGGCAGAAAAAGCATCATGCCTGGCATCTCGGGTCGGGAAACCATCTTGATCAATCATTCTGCTGGATTTATCGACCATCCCAACACCCAATCCGGAACGATTCAAGGAAATATCTTTCATCAAGATATGGAGCATGCCGCTCGTCAAGCGGGTTTAAAATTTATCCTCAACGTTACACTCGATGAGGAGAAAAACATCATCGGAGCCTTTGCCGGTCATCCCGAAAAAGCCTTTGACCAAGGAGTGCGATTTACTGAAAAGCTTACAAAACTAACCTCTAAGCGTGCAGAGATTGTTCTGACCAGCAATGGCGGTTATCCTCTTGATCAAAACTTATACCAAGCGGTCAAAAGCATGCGCACTGCCGAATATGTAGCTAAAAAGGGCGGTGTGATTATCACTGCCGCTTCTTGTATCGATGGAATCGGTGGTGATACCTTCCATAGAATGTTGCTAAATCCAGGAGGAGCGGGGGCTATACTGGAAGAGATTCGTGCTACCGAACCAACCGCCACAGATCTTGATCAATGGCAAGTCCAGATTCTAGTGCGAATTCTCCTAGATTACAAAGTCATTGTGGTCACCGAAGGAGTTGATCCTCACGAACTTCAAGCTATGGGCTTGGATTGTGCAACAACCCTCGAGGAAGCCTTGGCAAAAGCTTATGACTATACGCATAATGAAGCTGAAATCATTGTGATTCCTAATGGAGCAGGAGTTTTTGTGGAAAGTATAGAATGA